The sequence TTCAGCCTGAAGTCTTAGCCTGTAAAAATATTGGAGCCATTCGGGTTGTTGCAATACAGTGTCCTTTAATTTTTCCAAAGTTCGTTTCCCCACTCTTCTGTCGACTATGGCTAACAAGCGGACAAGAGGATTTTCGGAAACTAAACTTTCCTTAATATTTGAATTCAAAAATCTTTCCACAGCATCAGTAAACTGCCATACATCAAAAATTCCCTCATTAAGTCTTATTTTATCAATATACTCTTCGGCCTCTCTGTTTACCTCATCATTTACAATCCTTTTACCGTCCCAAAATCTTTTGGGAATACCCAATTCACTTTTTATTTTTTTCTCTACCTCTCTATAGCCTTTATAATATCTAAAGATATCGCCTTGAATTATTTCTCTGCCATCAACAATAATCGCTACCCTGCCCGATTCGTCGTGAGCATTGTTATACTTTGTAATAAAATATTTTAATCTCCCTTTAAGGGCATCACACAACAAATCCTGTTCCAACCTTTTTCTTACTCCGCTCCAGGAATCTCCCATACTTTTCCTCCTATATTTTATACAAAATTTTTATTCTTCTTTTTCAAAGAAATGCTTGATTTCATTTATCTTTTGGCCGTTTTCATCTATTTCATATATGTATACACCGTCCATAAACCAAAATGCAAATACCATACCTTTACTCTCGGGATTTACACAATAAACTACTTCAGATGTATCTAAATCTTTTAGCTGTGTCATATAATCATCTATTACTACACAATCAACACTGTACCCCCTGGTCACGGACATATCGTTATTATCAATATAAGATATTGTCCTATTCATCGCATATATTGAAGTAGCTCCAGTGTAAGGATTTACAATATCATCTTCATATATATCACGCAACGTTTTTATAACTCCTGCGTAATTACCCGTTTTCGTAAAATTCCTTAAATCAGCAGCCTTTATAGCATATTCCAAAAATTTCTCGGCATTAGTCTTTTCTTTTTTATTTTCTGCCCCTTGTATATTCTGCGACGAATTTGACACACCGGAAGGCTGACTGCTTCCGTTTCCATTATCGCCGCAACCTGCCAACAAAAACACTCCACAAATTATTATTGTTTATTAAAATCAGCTTTATTTTAACCATTTTTAACATCTCCCTCCTTTATAACATAATAAATAATTATAACAATAAATTGATTATATTTTCAATATTAGTATCTTTTGTATAGAATAGCGTCAAACTTTATTCCTTTTCCGTCACATTTCACACAAAATCAAAAAATCGTCTTCTTCCCAAAACAGTTAAACAAGCCTTGCTCCAAGTTCATATGCTTCTTTCAGTTTCAGCGGAAACACCGCTTCATGATGGGCCTTTTTCTGCGCCGGGTCAAAAATAGTCCAATTGTATTTGCTATAATCATCCACCTGCAAAGTATTTCCGCAGATCATGATTTTTGTCGGCCCGACAAAACGCTCCAACATCTGTTTATAGCCTTCTAACATGGATGTATAACCTATCTTGTCATAAATACTTTCATCACAATTACTTGTTGTGATAAGCAGAACCGGAATCATATGTTCATTACAATTGGGCCGTTCCTTATTGTAAGTTAAGGACTGAAAAATCAGCCGCTCATAAAGTGCCCTGAATCCTGCCGTCAAATTCCCCAGATAATTCGGCGAACCAAGAATAAGTCCGTCAGCTTTACGAATTTTATCCAACACTTCCGACAAACCGTCTTTTGATACGCATCTCCCGAATGTCCTGGGAAGTTTACATCCAAAACAGGAAATACACCCTTGAAAAGGCTCCAGCTTGTAAAGATCAATAATATCCACAGTTGCTCCTGCTTCTTTTGCTCCTTTTGCAGCCGCCTCTACCAGTTGGCTTGTGTTCCAACCACTGCGCGGGCTCGCGTTAACAGCCACAATATATTTCATATTTATACCTCCCAACTTAATCTTGCATTTTCAATTATATTACGATGGATTTTACTCTGCAAACAGCACAAATAAAACAAACCTTAAAATGAACTGATAAAGCTCAAAAATGGAAAAAGTATTGCGTTGCTCTTGATAATTTTTCTGCTAAAATAAAAATTATAAAGGCGGTATAAAGATGTTCACAGTGTGTTATTTTTGTTGACGGTTTTCTTTTTTGTATTTGAAAAATTAAAAGTAAATGCGGCAAGAAAAGAGAGAGGAGTCAAATTTCTGATGATTATTACACTGGTAAATGACACCTTTAACATAAACAACAACGGGACCACCATTTCTGCAATGCGTTTTGCCGAGGCACTGTCACAACGCGGCCACCAAATCCGCATAATTACATGCGGTGATCCTTTAAAAAGCGGCAAAGACCCTGATACCGGTTTCGAAATGTTTTATCTGCCGGAACTCAAAATCCCCATTGCAAGCAGGCTGGCCCACAAGCAGAATACACTGTTTGCAAAGCCGGTTCGCTCCATTTTGAAAAAAGCAATCTCAGGGTCCGATGTTGTGCATATATATCAACCCTGGCCGCTTGGAAGCGCAGCCCAAAGAGTTGCCAGGCAAATGAACATCCCTGCAATCGCAGCTTTTCACATACAACCTGAAAACATTACCTTCAATATAGGTCTTAAGCGGTTTTCTCCGGCTGCCCATTTGACATATTTTTTGTTCTACCTGTTTTTCTATCGCAGATTTTCACATATCCACTGCCCGTCAAAATTTATTGCCGCGCAGCTCAGGAGCCACGGATACAAAGCACGGTTGCACGTCATCTCAAACGGCGTCCATCCGGCATTTTGTGCTCCCGCAAAGCCCAGGGAACATACTTTCAAACCAATTAAGATACTTATGATTGGCAGGCTTTCTCCCGAAAAAAGGCAGGATGTTCTGATTCGTGCCGTCATGAAATCCCGTTATGCCGATCGTATTCAGCTGTATTTTGCCGGAAGCGGCCCCTGGGAGAAGAAACTTCGCCGTCTTGGAAACAAACTCCCCAATCCTCCTGTGTTTGGGTATTACAATCGTGACGAGCTGATTAAGCTCATACACGAATGCGACTTGTATGTACACGCCTCAGATGCGGAAATTGAAGGCATCTCATTAATTGAGGCGTTCGCATGCGGGCTGGTTCCGATAATCTCCGACAGCAAACAGAGTGCCGCGGCGCAGTTTGCACTCGGTCCCCAGAATCTTTTCAAAGCAGGGTCCCCTGAATCATTGGCGGAAAAAATCGATTACTGGCTGGACCATCCGGAACAGCTGAAAGAAGCTGAAAAGAAATATGCTCAATTAGGAAAGCAATACGCCCTGGAACACAGTATCAGAAAAATAGAAAAAGTATATTCATCCATGACAAAAAATCATAAAAATGAATACCATCGCAGTATTTTTTTCAGACTATCCACCCGCTTGTTCCAAATTGTAATAGCCTGTCCCATCCTGCTGCTGTGGACACGTTTTGTTTTAGGTGCCAAAGTCTATGGCAGGGAAAATATCCGTGGCCTCAAAAGTGGGGTTACGGTATGCAACCATGTCCACCTGCTGGACAGCGCTTTAATTGGCGTAACGTTTTTCCCACGCAGGGTTGTTTTTCCCACACTCACCCAGAACGTAAAAACGCTCTGGCCGGGCAAGCTTGTGCGAATACTTGGCGGGTTTGCCATACCTGATAATATTATGGAGCTCAAAGCCTTTTTTGACGAGATGGAGTTTCTTTTGATGAAAAACTGTATCGTGCATTTTTTTCCCGAAGGGGAATTAAGACCCTATGATACCGGTTTGCAAAACTTCAAAAAAGGGGCATTTTATCTTGCGGCACAGGCTCAAGTGCCAATTGTCCCTATGTTAATCACCTTTGAACCTCCAAAAGGACTGATAAAAATCATACGAAAAAAGCCGGTTATGCGTCTTCATATAGGAAAGCCAATACACCCGATGTCCAAGGATATCGAAATCGACTCAGAACTTAGAATGAAAGCGGTCTGCAAAAAAATAGAAGCCATTACTTCCGT comes from Acetivibrio thermocellus ATCC 27405 and encodes:
- a CDS encoding SF0329 family protein — its product is MGDSWSGVRKRLEQDLLCDALKGRLKYFITKYNNAHDESGRVAIIVDGREIIQGDIFRYYKGYREVEKKIKSELGIPKRFWDGKRIVNDEVNREAEEYIDKIRLNEGIFDVWQFTDAVERFLNSNIKESLVSENPLVRLLAIVDRRVGKRTLEKLKDTVLQQPEWLQYFYRLRLQAESII
- a CDS encoding flavodoxin family protein yields the protein MKYIVAVNASPRSGWNTSQLVEAAAKGAKEAGATVDIIDLYKLEPFQGCISCFGCKLPRTFGRCVSKDGLSEVLDKIRKADGLILGSPNYLGNLTAGFRALYERLIFQSLTYNKERPNCNEHMIPVLLITTSNCDESIYDKIGYTSMLEGYKQMLERFVGPTKIMICGNTLQVDDYSKYNWTIFDPAQKKAHHEAVFPLKLKEAYELGARLV
- a CDS encoding glycosyltransferase; translated protein: MIITLVNDTFNINNNGTTISAMRFAEALSQRGHQIRIITCGDPLKSGKDPDTGFEMFYLPELKIPIASRLAHKQNTLFAKPVRSILKKAISGSDVVHIYQPWPLGSAAQRVARQMNIPAIAAFHIQPENITFNIGLKRFSPAAHLTYFLFYLFFYRRFSHIHCPSKFIAAQLRSHGYKARLHVISNGVHPAFCAPAKPREHTFKPIKILMIGRLSPEKRQDVLIRAVMKSRYADRIQLYFAGSGPWEKKLRRLGNKLPNPPVFGYYNRDELIKLIHECDLYVHASDAEIEGISLIEAFACGLVPIISDSKQSAAAQFALGPQNLFKAGSPESLAEKIDYWLDHPEQLKEAEKKYAQLGKQYALEHSIRKIEKVYSSMTKNHKNEYHRSIFFRLSTRLFQIVIACPILLLWTRFVLGAKVYGRENIRGLKSGVTVCNHVHLLDSALIGVTFFPRRVVFPTLTQNVKTLWPGKLVRILGGFAIPDNIMELKAFFDEMEFLLMKNCIVHFFPEGELRPYDTGLQNFKKGAFYLAAQAQVPIVPMLITFEPPKGLIKIIRKKPVMRLHIGKPIHPMSKDIEIDSELRMKAVCKKIEAITSV